In one Phycisphaerae bacterium genomic region, the following are encoded:
- a CDS encoding DPP IV N-terminal domain-containing protein — protein MALSKKHKVILWSFLLVFVLVVFFVLHTPYMRVRSIARTFNRWTSPSVGRGGLLKWVLANELAIPRLERIVAKDCRAIEVYPDGRVDSCTGRRYVNSMTGKWFVWNTNRIILSGPVIEPNDNGYIARTTEFLNDHSEIELIEVELFIKKYDGKYLISRIKNTRKTPTEEQLSKFQDMIKARWYDRDEGFGGRYNEPYTFSGMGFSPDGDKITFSLFTLKTADIYIVNVNGSDLKKLTNTKYWEVAPQFTPDGQSIMFICDKENYAGEIYLIDLDGSNYRRLAPDYFGVSEACYSPNGKYVAFTSQQGTACEVYIMDADGGNIRKLTSDGNQCSSLKFSPDGKKLFFVQSWCSYDKKPEPHEDIFSINVDGTGLKQLTYVVGGAGNEMVLDVTDKYVFFVHVVPEDISIDINKRPNNHEVWQMAHDGNRQRRIIGGEITRHPYKDARAISDGRAIIFVDSEPADPFAYDLRIKSLNDAKKTTQLTTNCSCRDSMITVSPDENYVAYMLLSETAITGMKETRGIRVLSADGKESWIIADKGRR, from the coding sequence ATGGCATTGTCTAAAAAACATAAAGTTATTCTATGGTCGTTCTTGTTGGTCTTTGTGCTGGTTGTATTTTTTGTTCTACACACTCCTTATATGCGTGTAAGGTCAATAGCCAGGACATTTAACCGTTGGACGAGTCCGTCGGTTGGTCGCGGTGGTTTGCTTAAATGGGTTCTTGCAAATGAGTTGGCCATCCCTAGATTGGAAAGGATAGTCGCCAAAGATTGCCGTGCCATAGAGGTGTATCCCGATGGCCGTGTTGACTCTTGTACCGGACGTAGATATGTTAATTCAATGACGGGAAAGTGGTTTGTTTGGAATACTAACCGCATTATTCTTTCCGGCCCGGTTATTGAGCCAAATGACAACGGCTATATAGCCAGAACAACCGAGTTTCTGAACGACCATAGCGAGATAGAATTAATAGAGGTTGAATTATTTATTAAAAAATATGACGGTAAATATTTAATCTCGAGGATTAAAAATACGCGAAAAACCCCTACAGAGGAGCAATTAAGCAAATTTCAGGATATGATTAAGGCCAGATGGTATGACCGTGATGAAGGATTCGGCGGCCGGTATAACGAGCCTTATACATTTAGCGGGATGGGTTTTTCGCCGGATGGGGATAAAATTACTTTTTCGCTTTTTACGTTAAAGACAGCCGACATCTATATCGTCAATGTTAACGGTTCTGACTTGAAAAAACTGACAAATACAAAATACTGGGAAGTCGCTCCGCAGTTTACCCCTGACGGCCAGAGTATTATGTTTATATGTGATAAGGAAAATTATGCTGGCGAGATTTATCTGATTGATTTGGATGGCTCAAATTATAGACGGTTGGCCCCGGACTATTTTGGGGTTTCAGAAGCCTGTTACAGTCCGAATGGCAAATATGTGGCGTTTACCTCTCAACAAGGCACAGCTTGCGAAGTATATATTATGGATGCCGATGGTGGTAATATCAGAAAACTTACCAGCGATGGCAATCAATGCTCATCACTAAAATTTTCACCTGATGGGAAAAAGCTGTTTTTTGTTCAGAGTTGGTGCAGTTATGATAAAAAACCGGAACCGCACGAGGATATATTTTCTATAAATGTCGACGGCACAGGGCTGAAGCAATTAACATATGTCGTAGGCGGCGCTGGTAATGAAATGGTATTGGATGTCACAGATAAATATGTTTTCTTTGTTCATGTTGTCCCGGAAGATATCAGTATCGACATAAATAAACGGCCTAATAATCATGAAGTATGGCAAATGGCGCATGACGGCAATAGGCAGAGGAGAATTATCGGGGGAGAAATAACACGTCACCCCTATAAGGATGCTAGAGCCATATCTGATGGCAGAGCAATCATCTTTGTTGATTCAGAGCCGGCAGATCCTTTTGCTTATGATTTGCGGATTAAAAGCCTTAACGATGCAAAAAAAACTACACAGTTGACAACAAATTGCAGTTGCAGGGATTCAATGATAACTGTTTCACCCGATGAAAATTATGTCGCATATATGCTCTTGTCCGAGACAGCAATAACTGGAATGAAAGAGACAAGGGGAATACGTGTTTTATCTGCAGATGGCAAAGAGTCCTGGATAATAGCTGATAAGGGAAGAAGATGA
- the larC gene encoding nickel pincer cofactor biosynthesis protein LarC has product MKIAYFDCFAGAAGDMIVAAMLDAGLDAEFLKAQLATLGLKNFDIKITETKRTGLRALSFLPVVQKEHAHRNLKDITKIITQSKISEQAKKTAITVFEKIAKAEGKVHGKDPNEIHFHEVGALDSIVDIVSASIGFAALGLDKIYCSTLSVGGGTIECAHELLPVPAPATAELLKGVPIISGPGQFELLTPTAAAILTTVVDRFCPLPAMSIEAIGYGAGSRQSQEFPNVLRLILGQTVEDTEANADSVCLLETNIDDASGELLGSTTEKLFKQGALDVFTTPIYMKHGRPAGQISVICKIEDAQKLEQLLFGEGLTFGIRRQILQRSKLARQLVTVQTEFGEIRIKTGSLAGKIVNAKPEFSDCSAAAEKHKVTVKAVLDAAMAAYKKRE; this is encoded by the coding sequence ATGAAAATTGCCTATTTCGATTGTTTTGCCGGTGCCGCCGGCGATATGATTGTCGCCGCGATGCTCGACGCCGGTCTCGATGCCGAATTTCTAAAGGCCCAGCTTGCAACCCTCGGCCTGAAAAACTTCGATATAAAAATAACCGAAACCAAGCGCACCGGCTTAAGGGCGCTTAGCTTTCTTCCTGTTGTGCAAAAAGAACACGCGCACCGAAATCTCAAAGATATAACCAAAATCATCACCCAAAGCAAAATAAGCGAACAGGCGAAAAAAACTGCTATCACCGTCTTTGAAAAAATCGCCAAAGCCGAGGGAAAAGTCCACGGCAAAGACCCAAACGAGATTCACTTTCACGAGGTAGGGGCCCTCGATTCGATTGTCGATATTGTCTCCGCATCCATTGGTTTCGCGGCCTTGGGCCTTGATAAAATATATTGCTCAACCTTGAGCGTAGGCGGCGGCACTATCGAATGCGCCCACGAATTACTGCCTGTCCCTGCGCCTGCAACAGCAGAATTGCTCAAGGGCGTCCCGATTATCAGCGGCCCCGGACAGTTCGAGCTGCTGACTCCCACCGCAGCGGCAATCTTGACAACTGTGGTTGACCGGTTCTGCCCTCTGCCGGCTATGTCTATCGAAGCAATAGGGTATGGTGCCGGCTCGCGCCAGTCGCAAGAATTCCCCAACGTCCTGCGCCTTATTCTCGGCCAAACTGTTGAAGATACAGAAGCCAACGCTGATTCTGTCTGCCTGCTCGAAACTAATATCGATGACGCAAGCGGCGAATTGCTCGGCTCAACAACAGAGAAACTATTCAAGCAGGGGGCATTGGATGTTTTTACCACGCCGATTTATATGAAACACGGCCGACCCGCCGGACAAATATCTGTTATCTGCAAAATCGAAGACGCCCAAAAGTTAGAGCAACTCCTTTTCGGAGAAGGACTTACGTTCGGCATCAGAAGACAAATTCTGCAAAGAAGCAAACTGGCAAGGCAGCTCGTTACCGTCCAGACCGAATTCGGCGAAATTAGAATTAAGACCGGCTCATTAGCCGGAAAAATCGTCAACGCCAAGCCGGAATTTTCCGATTGCTCTGCCGCCGCGGAAAAACACAAGGTAACCGTCAAAGCCGTCCTCGATGCCGCAATGGCAGCGTATAAGAAAAGAGAATAG
- a CDS encoding translation elongation factor-like protein, whose protein sequence is MAEEQIGTVSDFFARPVVAAIELTGDLKVGDKIHIKGHSTDVEEVVGSMQIDNAAVTEAKAGDSVGVKISDKVRKHDTVYKVTG, encoded by the coding sequence ATGGCTGAGGAACAGATTGGAACAGTATCGGATTTCTTTGCCCGACCTGTGGTAGCCGCTATCGAGCTGACGGGAGATTTGAAAGTCGGAGATAAAATCCACATTAAGGGCCACAGTACCGACGTTGAGGAAGTTGTCGGCTCAATGCAGATTGATAATGCGGCTGTTACAGAGGCAAAAGCAGGCGACTCTGTCGGAGTGAAGATCAGCGATAAGGTAAGAAAACACGATACGGTTTATAAGGTCACCGGTTGA
- a CDS encoding 2'-5' RNA ligase family protein, whose translation MGKKAVDAVLLPDETMIGKAIEANAELVKRFGRKIVLNKKDCLPHISLAMGCVDEKNIISVERILRTIAKELPLGELKVLGVHVSKNAAGEKVSAFEVEKTTELQSLHETVMERLEPYLSNDVTAEEINDDEVAETTLSWIKNYRGKSSFGKFFPHITIGYGEVGNLSPFPIKFAASKLALCHLGNHCTCKEILFSAGL comes from the coding sequence ATGGGCAAGAAAGCTGTTGATGCAGTGCTGCTGCCGGACGAGACGATGATAGGTAAGGCGATTGAAGCGAACGCCGAGTTAGTGAAAAGGTTTGGCAGGAAAATAGTGCTGAATAAAAAGGACTGCCTGCCGCATATTTCCTTAGCTATGGGCTGTGTCGATGAAAAGAACATCATTTCTGTCGAGAGAATTTTACGGACAATCGCAAAAGAACTTCCTTTGGGCGAATTGAAGGTTTTGGGGGTGCATGTTTCAAAGAACGCGGCCGGTGAAAAGGTATCGGCTTTTGAAGTGGAGAAAACGACAGAGCTCCAATCGCTTCACGAGACGGTTATGGAGAGATTAGAGCCATATTTGAGCAATGACGTAACCGCCGAAGAGATAAACGATGATGAGGTTGCGGAAACAACACTATCGTGGATTAAAAACTATCGGGGAAAATCGAGTTTCGGCAAATTTTTTCCGCATATAACGATCGGATACGGCGAAGTGGGTAACCTGTCGCCCTTTCCGATTAAATTTGCCGCGTCAAAACTTGCATTATGTCACTTAGGGAACCATTGCACGTGCAAGGAGATTCTTTTCTCAGCCGGACTTTAA
- a CDS encoding efflux RND transporter permease subunit → MKTDLKQKITEYSLSHYKLITIIMAVITLVLGALIPLIRVDTDPENMLSQDEAVRIFHNQTKKQFSLNDIVVVGIVNDKDPNGVFNPASLVRIYELTEFAKTLRWPDEKNPNEEIGVVEVDLLAPSTVDHIGQGGPGEVKFEWLMQKPPATSAEAMEIRDKAMSNPLLNGTIVSEDGRAICLYLPLTNKDLSYKVYSRLKEKIAALSGDEKYHITGLPVAEDTFGVEMFIQMAVSAPLAMVVIFILMLLFFRKLVLVISPMIIAMVSVISTMGLLIGLGYPVHIMSSMIPIFLMPIAVVDSVHILSEFFDRYSPKKGRRETIVEVMGNLFTPMLYTSLTSAAGFASLALTPIPPVQVFGIFVAVGIMIAWVFTVTFVPAYVMMVKESSLANFGTGQTHSKKQSWLARLLNVGGRFTYKAAKPILIIMLVITAVAIYGITQIKINDNPVKWFSKSHPIRVADTELNKHFGGTYMAYLVLSSVEEDVSNQYITGLEQRLAKKSTELKEEFPNATTIVSEAEKFVSEQKAAAKSKDELLDKLSGFTSGKIDTADENDVDIWNEVANFFDLEKERLKIFKQPEVLRYIERLQGYLAGIGVVGKSNSVADVVKKVYQELKDGRKESFVVPDSEGAVAQCLMQFQSSHNPDDLWHLVTYDYMHANIWLQLTSGDNKDMQKVVEAVDNFFKANPPPVPMKYSWAGLTYINVVWQDKMVWGMLQSFLGSFIVVFIMMAILFRSVLWGLICMLPLTITIVIIYGIIGLAGKDYDMPVAVLSALTLGMAVDFAIHFLERARGAYRQSKSWEKASAEMFGEPARAISRNVIVIAIGFLPLLAAPLMPYKTVGIFVCAIMAASGVVTLLILPAIIRILEKKLFKTMAEPMRPSCNCAFCAIISAATVLLVAVNVHQFAIVKWNTLVWISIIAIPIMAMVCGIISRRAACRRAENNLKEKQ, encoded by the coding sequence ATGAAAACAGATTTAAAACAAAAGATTACAGAATATTCGCTGAGTCACTACAAATTAATTACGATAATAATGGCCGTTATTACGCTGGTGCTTGGGGCGTTAATACCTCTTATACGGGTTGACACTGACCCGGAAAATATGCTTTCGCAGGACGAAGCGGTCAGGATTTTTCACAATCAAACCAAAAAGCAATTTTCATTAAACGATATTGTAGTAGTTGGGATTGTTAACGACAAGGACCCCAACGGCGTTTTTAATCCTGCCTCGTTGGTCAGGATTTATGAGCTGACAGAATTTGCAAAAACGCTTCGCTGGCCGGACGAGAAAAATCCTAACGAGGAAATCGGCGTTGTAGAAGTGGACCTGCTGGCCCCTTCGACGGTAGACCACATAGGCCAGGGCGGTCCGGGGGAAGTCAAGTTTGAATGGCTGATGCAAAAGCCCCCTGCTACTTCTGCTGAGGCGATGGAAATCAGGGACAAGGCGATGTCGAATCCGCTGCTGAATGGAACGATTGTTTCCGAAGACGGCAGAGCAATATGTCTTTATTTGCCGCTGACGAACAAGGATTTGAGCTATAAGGTTTACAGCAGGCTTAAAGAGAAAATCGCCGCGCTGAGCGGGGACGAGAAATATCACATTACAGGCCTGCCTGTGGCGGAAGATACGTTCGGTGTTGAGATGTTTATTCAGATGGCGGTGTCGGCGCCGCTGGCGATGGTGGTGATTTTTATCCTGATGCTGCTGTTCTTCCGCAAGCTGGTGTTAGTAATTTCGCCGATGATAATAGCGATGGTATCGGTGATTTCGACGATGGGGCTTTTAATCGGGCTGGGCTATCCGGTGCATATTATGAGCTCGATGATACCGATTTTTCTTATGCCGATAGCGGTGGTAGATTCGGTGCATATTCTTTCGGAATTTTTCGACCGTTACAGTCCGAAGAAAGGCAGAAGAGAAACCATCGTCGAGGTCATGGGCAATCTTTTTACACCGATGCTTTATACTTCGCTGACATCAGCGGCGGGTTTCGCGTCACTGGCACTTACGCCGATTCCGCCGGTGCAGGTGTTCGGGATATTTGTCGCCGTCGGGATTATGATTGCGTGGGTATTCACGGTAACTTTTGTCCCGGCGTATGTAATGATGGTAAAGGAAAGCTCGCTGGCAAATTTCGGCACCGGGCAGACACACTCAAAGAAACAAAGCTGGCTGGCGAGGTTGCTTAACGTGGGAGGACGTTTTACATACAAAGCTGCCAAGCCGATACTGATAATTATGCTCGTAATCACGGCTGTTGCTATTTACGGGATTACGCAGATTAAGATAAACGACAATCCGGTAAAATGGTTTTCAAAAAGTCATCCTATCAGGGTAGCCGATACCGAACTGAACAAGCATTTCGGCGGCACTTATATGGCCTACCTGGTGCTGAGCAGCGTGGAAGAAGATGTTTCGAATCAATATATTACCGGTCTGGAGCAGCGTTTGGCGAAAAAAAGCACCGAACTTAAAGAGGAATTTCCGAATGCTACTACTATTGTTTCCGAGGCGGAGAAGTTTGTTTCGGAGCAGAAGGCGGCAGCGAAAAGCAAAGACGAGCTGCTCGATAAACTGAGTGGTTTCACCTCCGGCAAAATTGATACGGCCGACGAAAACGATGTTGATATCTGGAATGAGGTGGCAAACTTTTTCGATTTGGAAAAAGAAAGGCTTAAAATATTCAAACAGCCGGAGGTGCTGCGATATATCGAACGGCTGCAGGGATACCTGGCAGGTATCGGGGTAGTTGGGAAGAGTAATTCTGTGGCAGATGTTGTGAAGAAGGTCTATCAGGAGCTTAAGGACGGCAGGAAAGAAAGTTTTGTTGTGCCCGACAGTGAAGGGGCTGTTGCTCAATGCCTGATGCAATTCCAGAGCAGTCATAATCCCGATGATCTGTGGCATCTGGTTACATACGATTATATGCACGCCAATATCTGGCTTCAGTTAACGAGCGGGGACAATAAAGACATGCAAAAGGTCGTCGAGGCGGTAGACAATTTTTTCAAAGCGAATCCGCCGCCTGTGCCTATGAAATACAGCTGGGCGGGGCTTACGTATATAAACGTGGTATGGCAGGACAAAATGGTGTGGGGAATGCTGCAATCATTTCTGGGCAGTTTCATCGTTGTGTTTATTATGATGGCGATTCTTTTCCGCTCGGTGCTTTGGGGTCTTATATGTATGCTGCCACTGACTATTACGATAGTAATTATCTACGGCATCATCGGATTGGCTGGTAAGGATTACGATATGCCGGTGGCGGTGCTTAGCGCGCTTACGCTCGGTATGGCGGTGGATTTTGCGATACATTTTCTCGAACGCGCCAGAGGGGCATACCGGCAGAGCAAATCATGGGAGAAGGCGTCAGCTGAGATGTTCGGCGAGCCGGCAAGGGCCATAAGCAGGAATGTAATCGTAATCGCGATAGGTTTTTTGCCGCTATTGGCGGCTCCATTGATGCCTTATAAAACGGTAGGTATTTTCGTTTGCGCGATTATGGCGGCTTCTGGTGTGGTGACGCTGCTGATACTTCCGGCTATCATCAGAATATTGGAGAAAAAGCTATTCAAGACTATGGCTGAACCGATGAGGCCAAGCTGTAACTGTGCTTTTTGTGCAATTATATCGGCAGCTACCGTGCTTTTAGTGGCGGTTAATGTGCACCAGTTCGCTATTGTTAAGTGGAATACTCTCGTATGGATTAGTATAATAGCGATACCGATTATGGCGATGGTCTGCGGGATAATATCGCGCAGAGCGGCGTGCAGAAGAGCAGAGAACAATTTGAAAGAGAAACAATAA
- a CDS encoding DUF2892 domain-containing protein produces the protein MTVERYLRAMAGFFVLVSVLLAHYHSPYWLFFTGFVGLNLFQSAFTNWCPMMSILKKLGVGK, from the coding sequence ATGACAGTTGAAAGATATTTAAGGGCAATGGCTGGATTTTTTGTGCTTGTCAGCGTTTTGCTGGCGCATTACCATTCGCCATACTGGCTGTTTTTTACCGGCTTTGTAGGTTTGAATTTATTTCAGTCTGCATTTACCAACTGGTGCCCGATGATGTCCATACTTAAAAAACTCGGTGTGGGAAAGTAA
- a CDS encoding outer membrane lipoprotein-sorting protein, which yields MRKICVITAVLAVSLPLFAADEAPDIKTIVDKANMVAYYHGDDGKAKVHMVITNKQGQTREREFIILRKDVKDGGDQKYYVYFLKPADVRKMVFMVHKHTWMNTDDDRWLYMPSLDLVKRIAASDKRTSFVGSDFLYEDVSGRSLEEDTHELVKTTEEVFVVKNVPKQPDTVEFSYYNVSINRKNFVPVKMEYYDKSGKLYRTIESVRVEEIQGFPTVVKSVVSDLRTGSKTEMEFSDVKYNINLGDIFTERYLRSPPQEAIK from the coding sequence ATGAGGAAAATATGTGTAATAACGGCGGTCCTTGCTGTTTCGCTGCCGCTTTTTGCCGCTGATGAAGCACCTGATATTAAAACGATAGTCGACAAGGCCAATATGGTCGCTTATTACCATGGCGACGACGGCAAAGCAAAGGTCCATATGGTAATAACAAACAAGCAGGGACAAACGAGAGAGCGGGAATTTATCATACTCAGAAAGGACGTCAAAGACGGCGGCGACCAGAAGTATTATGTTTATTTTCTTAAGCCGGCCGATGTCCGCAAAATGGTCTTTATGGTGCATAAGCATACGTGGATGAATACGGATGATGACAGATGGCTGTATATGCCGAGTCTGGACCTTGTGAAACGAATCGCGGCCAGCGATAAGCGGACAAGTTTTGTCGGGTCGGATTTTCTATATGAAGATGTTTCGGGCAGGAGCCTGGAAGAGGATACTCACGAGCTTGTTAAAACCACAGAAGAAGTGTTTGTGGTTAAAAACGTGCCGAAGCAGCCAGATACTGTGGAGTTCAGCTATTACAATGTTTCAATAAACCGCAAAAATTTTGTGCCGGTGAAGATGGAGTATTACGATAAAAGCGGTAAACTCTACCGCACTATCGAATCTGTAAGGGTTGAAGAAATTCAGGGCTTTCCGACAGTTGTTAAATCGGTGGTTTCCGATTTGAGAACGGGCAGTAAAACTGAAATGGAATTCAGCGATGTTAAATATAATATCAATTTGGGAGACATATTCACCGAGCGATATCTTCGCAGTCCGCCGCAAGAGGCAATTAAATAA
- the ruvX gene encoding Holliday junction resolvase RuvX, with product MRYLAIDFGDKRTGLAICDQAETIASPLAVIEGQKDLIKKITDIVASENVEAIVLGLPLNMDDSKGPQAERVIRFAEQLKKHLQIPIHFQDERLSSFGAERKLAPAELTRKKKKKRLDAVAAAEILEAFLEQKRH from the coding sequence ATGCGATACCTGGCAATTGATTTCGGCGACAAACGCACCGGCCTGGCAATCTGTGACCAGGCAGAGACAATCGCTTCCCCATTGGCTGTAATAGAGGGTCAAAAAGACCTCATAAAAAAAATTACCGATATAGTCGCAAGCGAAAATGTCGAAGCCATCGTCCTCGGCCTGCCTTTGAATATGGATGACTCAAAGGGTCCTCAGGCCGAACGTGTCATCCGGTTCGCCGAGCAGTTAAAAAAACATCTGCAAATTCCAATACACTTTCAGGATGAGAGATTGAGTAGTTTCGGAGCTGAAAGAAAACTGGCTCCCGCCGAACTTACAAGAAAGAAAAAGAAAAAACGGCTTGATGCCGTCGCCGCCGCGGAAATCCTCGAAGCCTTCCTCGAACAAAAAAGGCATTAA
- a CDS encoding sugar phosphate nucleotidyltransferase: MDYVVVMAGGTGKRLWPLSREKHPKQVLKILDGKTLLRHCFERLSPVFDQRNIIIFTNAGYSDLVREDLPELPLNNVVAEPVVRDTAGAIGLAATILTKHDPNAAMAVVTADQLIEPPEVLQQALKDALVFVNNNPDDMITFGIKPTFASTQLGYIKCADAKKYPNCKKAIHAVEAFKEKPDEKTANKYLKTGNYLWNSGMFVWKAKTILANLEKFLPETAEPLRKIKASWDGPNQQSAINEWFPKLPKISIDYAVMEKADRVHAIKLDCRWLDMGSFAALADIITSDKNNNIVVAAMSELLDCKNSIIVTEDKEHLIAVLGLENIVVAHSPDATLVCHVDQAQRLKELLELIKQHTGEKFL, encoded by the coding sequence ATGGATTACGTAGTAGTAATGGCAGGCGGCACAGGAAAAAGATTATGGCCCCTCAGCCGCGAAAAACATCCGAAACAAGTCCTGAAAATTCTCGACGGCAAAACGCTTCTTCGGCATTGTTTCGAGCGTCTCTCGCCAGTATTTGACCAGAGAAATATAATTATTTTCACCAACGCAGGTTACTCTGACCTCGTCCGAGAAGACCTCCCGGAGCTGCCCCTTAATAACGTCGTCGCTGAACCCGTCGTCCGCGATACAGCCGGTGCCATCGGGTTAGCCGCAACCATCCTCACCAAGCACGACCCCAACGCCGCTATGGCTGTTGTAACCGCCGATCAGTTAATCGAACCTCCTGAAGTGCTCCAGCAGGCGCTTAAAGACGCCCTAGTCTTTGTGAATAACAATCCAGACGATATGATTACCTTCGGCATTAAACCGACTTTCGCCAGCACCCAGCTTGGTTATATAAAATGCGCCGACGCCAAAAAGTACCCTAATTGCAAAAAAGCAATACATGCCGTCGAAGCATTTAAGGAAAAACCAGACGAAAAAACCGCCAATAAATATCTGAAAACCGGTAACTACCTGTGGAATTCGGGCATGTTCGTCTGGAAAGCAAAAACAATCCTCGCCAATCTTGAAAAGTTTTTGCCCGAAACAGCCGAGCCTCTTCGTAAAATTAAAGCCAGCTGGGATGGCCCGAATCAGCAGTCAGCTATCAATGAATGGTTCCCTAAATTGCCCAAAATCAGCATCGACTACGCCGTTATGGAAAAGGCCGACAGGGTCCACGCAATAAAATTGGATTGCCGCTGGCTCGATATGGGCTCCTTCGCCGCGCTCGCTGATATTATCACCTCCGACAAAAACAATAATATCGTCGTCGCTGCGATGAGCGAACTCCTTGACTGCAAAAACAGCATCATAGTTACCGAAGATAAGGAGCATCTAATCGCCGTCCTCGGCCTGGAAAATATAGTCGTTGCCCACAGCCCTGATGCCACGCTCGTATGCCACGTCGACCAGGCCCAGAGACTAAAGGAGTTGCTCGAGCTGATAAAGCAGCACACCGGCGAAAAATTCCTCTAA
- a CDS encoding AEC family transporter: MYSLLFDCLAGLSAAHVARIRLIGMLAVLVIGLTSGYLASSRFGLSEHLAKKIMTIVMICFNWLIALLVIWSMNLSRQLIWLPIVGVVLMLVITVLSAVIFHILEHDRKKRLTLILAGAISNTGYTGGAFVCYALFGMMGLALANIYLLLCLPVFYLVYLPFLKFRELRSKDRNAKLNLDFLMDLRMLVAPAIIIAIILNLTKVKQPAFITKFYLIDILVYTASSMSFFAIGLRIKFSRLKNYINLYFPIAAVKFILTPAVALLIIAALKLTGQNLDSLFQKVIIVSSATPSAVLMVTMSNVFDLDGPLASAIWVVTMAVFVAIVVPVLFLLFA; this comes from the coding sequence ATGTACTCTCTTCTATTCGATTGTTTGGCGGGTCTATCCGCTGCGCACGTTGCGAGGATTCGCCTTATAGGCATGCTGGCGGTATTGGTCATCGGCCTGACCTCCGGCTATCTTGCCAGCAGCCGGTTCGGCCTGTCCGAACATCTCGCAAAAAAAATAATGACCATCGTCATGATCTGTTTCAATTGGCTCATCGCTCTACTGGTAATATGGTCGATGAACCTGAGCCGCCAGCTAATCTGGCTGCCGATAGTCGGCGTTGTTTTAATGCTTGTAATTACCGTCCTTTCCGCGGTGATTTTTCACATCCTCGAGCATGACCGAAAGAAACGGCTTACCCTGATTCTCGCCGGCGCGATAAGCAATACAGGCTATACCGGCGGGGCGTTTGTTTGTTACGCTCTATTCGGTATGATGGGGCTTGCTTTGGCAAATATATATCTTCTGCTTTGCCTGCCCGTTTTTTATCTTGTTTATTTACCTTTTCTGAAATTTCGCGAGCTTCGCAGCAAGGACCGCAACGCCAAATTAAATCTCGATTTTCTAATGGACCTTCGAATGCTCGTAGCCCCGGCCATAATAATCGCTATAATCCTGAATTTGACCAAGGTAAAACAACCAGCATTCATAACTAAATTCTATTTAATCGATATTCTGGTTTACACCGCCTCCAGCATGTCTTTCTTTGCAATCGGCCTGCGGATAAAATTCTCCCGCCTCAAAAATTATATAAACTTGTATTTTCCGATTGCTGCGGTAAAATTCATTTTAACGCCGGCCGTGGCTCTTTTAATTATCGCCGCACTGAAACTGACTGGACAAAACTTAGACAGTTTATTTCAGAAGGTTATAATAGTTTCATCGGCTACGCCCAGCGCCGTTCTTATGGTGACAATGAGCAACGTCTTCGATTTAGACGGCCCGCTGGCCAGTGCGATTTGGGTGGTAACGATGGCTGTTTTCGTCGCTATCGTTGTACCGGTATTATTCCTGCTCTTTGCTTGA